One window of Perca flavescens isolate YP-PL-M2 chromosome 15, PFLA_1.0, whole genome shotgun sequence genomic DNA carries:
- the LOC114568959 gene encoding cytohesin-4 isoform X1, whose translation MAIRRKDSFLWGKAPPKLPPGERGQGEGIKIHKCELLDDIQKLRMEINHVMPEIHSPEPKEQNKNVVRNRRFIRGKKKFNMDPKKGVHYLVENDLLEWRAESVAEFLYKEEGLNKTAIGNFLGEREEMHLQTLKAFVGLHEFSDLNLVQALRQFLWSFRLPGEAQKIDRMMEAFATRYCDCNPGVFQSTDTCYILSFSIIMLNTSLHNPNVKDKPSLQRFVSMNRGINHGEDLPTELLTKLYASIRSEPFKIPEDDGNDLTLTFFNPDREGWLLKIGGRVKTWKRRWFILTDSCLYYFEFTTDKDPIGIIPLENLCVRNLQDTNKPYCLELYNPKGQKIKACKTENKGRVVQGKHQSYKLSAASAEERDAWIEAIRASITKDPFYDLVSLRKRKVISNTS comes from the exons ATGGCTATACGCAGAAAAGACAGCTTCCTCTGGGGGAAAG CTCCACCAAAACTCCCCCCAGGAGAGAGGGGGCAGGGTGAAGGCATCAAGATTCACAAGTGTGAATTGCTGGATGACATTCAG AAGCTGAGAATGGAGATTAATCACGTCATGCCAGAAATCCACAGCCCTGAACCAAAGGAGCAGAA TAAAAATGTTGTGAGGAACAGGAGATTCATACGAGGGAAAAAGAAATTCAACATGGACCCCAAAAAA GGTGTCCATTACCTGGTTGAAAATGACCTCCTGGAATGGCGAGCAGAGTCGGTGGCCGAGTTTCTTTACAAAGAGGAGGGACTGAACAAGACCGCCATCGGCAACTTCTTGGGAGAAAG GGAGGAAATGCATCTGCAGACACTGAAGGCGTTTGTGGGCCTGCATGAATTCTCAGACCTGAATCTGGTGCAGGCGCTGAG GCAGTTTCTATGGAGCTTTCGTCTCCCGGGAGAAGCTCAGAAGATTGACAGGATGATGGAGGCGTTTGCAACTCGCTACTGCGACTGTAACCCAGGTGTCTTCCAATCCACAg ACACGTGCTACATCCTGTCTTTTTCCATCATCATGCTCAACACGAGTCTCCACAACCCTAATGTAAAAGACAAGCCCAGTCTGCAGCGGTTTGTTTCCATGAACAGAGGAATCAACCACGGGGAGGACCTGCCCACAGAGCTGCTCACG AAACTGTACGCGAGCATCCGCAGTGAGCCGTTCAAAATCCCAGAGGATGATGGGAACGACCTCACGCTGACGTTTTTTAATCCAGACAGAGAAGGCTGGCTCCTTAAAATCG gtgGACGAGTTAAAACCTGGAAAAGGAGGTGGTTCATTTTGACAGACAGCTGCTTGTACTACTTTGAATTCACCACA GATAAAGACCCAATCGGGATTATTCCTCTGGAGAATCTGTGTGTCAGGAATCTACAAGACACAAACAAACCG TATTGTCTGGAGTTATATAACCCCAAAGGACAAAAAATCAAGGCCTGCAAGACGGAGAACAAAGGCCGAGTGGTTCAGGGTAAACACCAGTCTTATAAGCTCAGTGCAGCCAGTGCAGAAGAACGGGACGCCTGGATAGAAGCGATCAG GGCAAGCATCACCAAAGACCCGTTTTATGACCTGGTGTCTCTACGAAAAAGGAAGGTCATCAGCAACACTTCCTAA
- the LOC114568959 gene encoding cytohesin-4 isoform X2, with amino-acid sequence MHLQTLKAFVGLHEFSDLNLVQALRQFLWSFRLPGEAQKIDRMMEAFATRYCDCNPGVFQSTDTCYILSFSIIMLNTSLHNPNVKDKPSLQRFVSMNRGINHGEDLPTELLTKLYASIRSEPFKIPEDDGNDLTLTFFNPDREGWLLKIGGRVKTWKRRWFILTDSCLYYFEFTTDKDPIGIIPLENLCVRNLQDTNKPYCLELYNPKGQKIKACKTENKGRVVQGKHQSYKLSAASAEERDAWIEAIRASITKDPFYDLVSLRKRKVISNTS; translated from the exons ATGCATCTGCAGACACTGAAGGCGTTTGTGGGCCTGCATGAATTCTCAGACCTGAATCTGGTGCAGGCGCTGAG GCAGTTTCTATGGAGCTTTCGTCTCCCGGGAGAAGCTCAGAAGATTGACAGGATGATGGAGGCGTTTGCAACTCGCTACTGCGACTGTAACCCAGGTGTCTTCCAATCCACAg ACACGTGCTACATCCTGTCTTTTTCCATCATCATGCTCAACACGAGTCTCCACAACCCTAATGTAAAAGACAAGCCCAGTCTGCAGCGGTTTGTTTCCATGAACAGAGGAATCAACCACGGGGAGGACCTGCCCACAGAGCTGCTCACG AAACTGTACGCGAGCATCCGCAGTGAGCCGTTCAAAATCCCAGAGGATGATGGGAACGACCTCACGCTGACGTTTTTTAATCCAGACAGAGAAGGCTGGCTCCTTAAAATCG gtgGACGAGTTAAAACCTGGAAAAGGAGGTGGTTCATTTTGACAGACAGCTGCTTGTACTACTTTGAATTCACCACA GATAAAGACCCAATCGGGATTATTCCTCTGGAGAATCTGTGTGTCAGGAATCTACAAGACACAAACAAACCG TATTGTCTGGAGTTATATAACCCCAAAGGACAAAAAATCAAGGCCTGCAAGACGGAGAACAAAGGCCGAGTGGTTCAGGGTAAACACCAGTCTTATAAGCTCAGTGCAGCCAGTGCAGAAGAACGGGACGCCTGGATAGAAGCGATCAG GGCAAGCATCACCAAAGACCCGTTTTATGACCTGGTGTCTCTACGAAAAAGGAAGGTCATCAGCAACACTTCCTAA